The Carassius auratus strain Wakin chromosome 19, ASM336829v1, whole genome shotgun sequence genomic sequence AAAAACTTTTGGATATAAATGAGTGTTATCAAGTCAACGGTTTAATTTGTAATCTACTGTATCAAGTTTCAGCTGTTGTGTAAGGTGctgtaacttattttaaaaaggtcTTGTTAAATCTAAAGAGACTAACTGATGGATTAGGATAATGGGTGTGTCAGCTACACAAGACTGTATCTTCACTTCTGCTGAAAACGATTAGCATAATTGTGTTTCCAAGAAAAGGGCTATAAAACCTGTGCTTAATCAAAAAACTGGTAATCTCTCATCAAGATATTCTTTAAAGCAATTATCAGTAAACCAGAAGACAAGTGTAGGAGAATGCAGATTAAATTATTTCCAAGTCAAAATGACTCGAGCCAAATGTGATGGTTCAATTTATGAAACTCACTGAAGTTACTGAACTCTTCTAGGTGAAAACATGAGCTCCATCAGAAGACCCAAGCATGCAGAGAATTCCTCTGAAAACATCAAGGTATGTGACCATGTCTTGCCTTAGGCTCCTTGGATGCAATTATTTCAGTTACTACACAAAACTCTGACTGCTGAACCAATGTCCCGTTGAGTGATTAAATAATGGGGTTTTGAAAGTAACTGATTAATGTCAGATAAAAAGCTAGGCATTCCTGTTTCTTATAGTGGCCATGTAGTGACCTCTAGATACTTTTAATTCATTTGGATTACTTATTGTCTGCTGGAGTGTTGTCAAAAAAGGAACGAATGAGGTCAACACATTGCAACATGTCTTTAACTTGATAAAAATCCCCATTTAGGACCAACTTCTCTCCAACCTAgctctgtttttaaattaatcattgcCCATGTGTTGAAATCCAGTGACCGTGCATCCATCTGCCACTGTATTGTTAAAGTGAAAACATTAACTAACTCCAAACTTGCAGTTGGTCATAAGGAGACTTCTGTGGTGAGTTCCCACGGTAATTACAGGTTAAAGAATGTTGTAGCAAGATAAAAATGCAAGCGGCACAATAGCTGCTTGTGGGAATTGGAGGTGTTTACAGCATGCAGCTGATGTGTGGCCTGCCCCTTTCCCACGCTTGTTAGAAATGTTGATCTGCAGAGTTACTCTGATACCTTGCTTGTTGCCGTCTCCTACTGACATCTTAACTGGTGTAAGAGGAGAAGAATGACTGTTGAGGCAGGTGAATGGAGCCTTTTACTGTGTGCTTTGGTAGAGTTGCTTAACTTTCATTCTCACCGAAATTGCCCTTTTCTTTTCTCAGAAGTTCTTTGTAGTACCAACATCTGGAGTGGGATCAGGGAGGAGGACCCTGAAAGTCCTTCAGCCGTCTGCTGTCAATAAGAACCTTGGTCGTATTGAGGTACGTGTTGGTGGTTGCCATTTTTGGATGTTACGAAGTGCAAGCGCTTTAGTTGGAGGGGTAATGTTGAAGACTGTCATCCTGTTTAGAATGGCAAAGCGGTTCCAAAGAGAAAGATGTGGAGTGCTGAGCAGGCGAAGGGATCGAAGAGGGTCAAAGCAGAGGTGGCTGTCAAGTCCACAAGTCCAGAGGATGAAAACCAGCCTGAGGGGGTCACCCAAGAGGCCTATGAGCTCATGATCCAAGGTAAATGATGCCCTGTCCAGTTTGGAAAAGTTGATTTCCATTAATGCAAAAGCAGTGCCTGTTAATGCGGTCACTGTTAATGTTTGCATTGTAAGGGTGATTGACTGTTCCTGTTACatgggatatttttttttcttcagaaactcCAGGGTCATCCTACTGGAAGGAGGTAGCAGAAGAGAGGCGGAAAGCCCTGTTCCGTGTTCTCCAAGAGAATGAA encodes the following:
- the LOC113119595 gene encoding geminin-like isoform X1 — translated: MVAPFLKTGENMSSIRRPKHAENSSENIKKFFVVPTSGVGSGRRTLKVLQPSAVNKNLGRIENGKAVPKRKMWSAEQAKGSKRVKAEVAVKSTSPEDENQPEGVTQEAYELMIQETPGSSYWKEVAEERRKALFRVLQENEKLHKDIEAKDEQIAQLKSENEELQELAQHVQHMADMIERLTGKSPDSLEELREIAFDAEEEDEEQHGDESEADESQDSVEHGTEPSHDHNVPHKDNSATEES
- the LOC113119595 gene encoding geminin-like isoform X2, whose product is MSSIRRPKHAENSSENIKKFFVVPTSGVGSGRRTLKVLQPSAVNKNLGRIENGKAVPKRKMWSAEQAKGSKRVKAEVAVKSTSPEDENQPEGVTQEAYELMIQETPGSSYWKEVAEERRKALFRVLQENEKLHKDIEAKDEQIAQLKSENEELQELAQHVQHMADMIERLTGKSPDSLEELREIAFDAEEEDEEQHGDESEADESQDSVEHGTEPSHDHNVPHKDNSATEES